A genomic window from Bradyrhizobium lupini includes:
- a CDS encoding urease subunit beta, with translation MIPGELFIQDGEIELNAGRKTVTLTVANTGDRPIQVGSHYHFFETNPALKFDRKKARGMRLDIAAGTAVRFEPGQTRDVQLVAVAGKKTIYGFRGDVMGKL, from the coding sequence ATGATCCCCGGCGAACTCTTCATCCAGGACGGCGAGATCGAGCTCAACGCCGGCCGCAAGACGGTGACGCTGACGGTCGCCAACACCGGCGACCGCCCGATCCAGGTCGGCTCGCACTACCATTTCTTCGAGACCAACCCGGCCCTGAAGTTCGACCGCAAGAAGGCCCGCGGCATGCGCCTCGACATCGCCGCCGGCACCGCGGTCCGCTTCGAGCCCGGCCAGACCCGCGACGTCCAACTCGTCGCGGTGGCCGGCAAGAAGACCATCTACGGCTTCCGCGGCGACGTGATGGGGAAGCTGTGA
- a CDS encoding urease subunit gamma, with product MNLSPREKDKLLISMAAIVARRRLDRGVKLNHPEAIALISDFILEGARDGRTVAELMQSGAQVLTRDQVMPGIPEMIHDIQVEATFPDGTKLVTVHEPIR from the coding sequence ATGAACCTGTCTCCTCGCGAAAAGGACAAGCTTCTGATCTCGATGGCGGCGATCGTGGCCCGCCGCCGGCTGGATCGCGGCGTCAAGCTCAACCATCCGGAGGCGATCGCGCTCATCTCCGATTTCATCCTCGAAGGCGCGCGGGATGGCCGCACCGTCGCCGAGTTGATGCAATCGGGTGCGCAGGTTCTCACCCGCGACCAGGTGATGCCGGGCATTCCCGAGATGATCCACGACATCCAGGTCGAGGCGACGTTTCCGGACGGGACCAAGCTCGTCACTGTGCACGAGCCGATCAGGTAG
- a CDS encoding urease accessory protein UreD, which produces MRSDVLTASSVFDANRARGAVRFDVHARDGVTRRGILHESGSLRVRFPSPEDEGLSGVFVNTAGGVAGGDRFDIEIAAADGSKLTLTTAAAEKVYRAPGQAAELNIALKVAAGAHLGWLPQETILFDRARVRRRFDIDLDATASLLLCEIVVFGRTAMGERMEQGEFVDRWRLRRGGKLVFAETVRLDGNIGAKLARSAVARGGAAIGTALIVPGDEALIERIREASESFASEVGISAWNGFAMARFCAQDAARLRADMMTVLARTGAALPRLWLN; this is translated from the coding sequence ATGCGCAGCGACGTTCTAACGGCATCTTCGGTGTTCGACGCCAACCGTGCCCGCGGCGCGGTGCGCTTCGACGTCCACGCGCGCGACGGTGTGACACGTCGCGGGATATTGCATGAGTCCGGCTCCCTGCGCGTGCGCTTCCCTTCGCCGGAGGACGAGGGGCTCTCCGGCGTGTTCGTCAACACGGCCGGTGGTGTCGCCGGCGGCGATCGCTTCGACATCGAGATCGCTGCCGCAGATGGTTCGAAGCTGACGCTGACGACGGCGGCCGCGGAAAAGGTCTATCGCGCGCCAGGGCAGGCGGCGGAGCTCAATATAGCGCTGAAGGTTGCCGCAGGCGCACATCTCGGCTGGCTGCCGCAGGAGACGATCCTGTTCGACCGCGCGCGCGTGCGCCGTCGCTTCGACATAGACCTCGATGCGACTGCCTCGCTCCTGCTGTGCGAGATCGTGGTGTTCGGCCGTACCGCGATGGGCGAACGGATGGAGCAGGGTGAGTTCGTCGATCGCTGGCGGCTGCGTCGCGGCGGCAAGCTAGTGTTCGCCGAGACCGTCAGGCTCGACGGCAATATCGGCGCAAAGCTTGCGCGATCGGCGGTGGCCAGGGGCGGCGCTGCGATTGGCACGGCGCTGATCGTGCCCGGCGACGAGGCCCTGATCGAGCGCATCCGCGAGGCCTCGGAATCCTTCGCCAGCGAGGTCGGGATATCCGCCTGGAATGGCTTTGCAATGGCGCGGTTCTGTGCCCAAGATGCGGCGCGTCTGCGCGCAGACATGATGACCGTGCTGGCGCGCACCGGCGCGGCGCTGCCGCGGCTCTGGTTGAATTGA
- the urtE gene encoding urea ABC transporter ATP-binding subunit UrtE yields MLEVKDINLFYGAAQALRGVSIAAEPGKVTCVLGRNGVGKTSLLRAMVGQYPISSGAVVLDGNDITGLKPYERARKGIGFVPQGREIFPLLTVEENLKTGFGPLRREDKHIPDDVYSLFPVLQSMLGRRGGDLSGGQQQQLAIGRALVMRPKLLLLDEPTEGIQPSIIKDIGRAISYLRNLGNIAIVLVEQYLDFACELGDSFAVMDRGAVKFTCDRSNLDASEISRQMAL; encoded by the coding sequence ATGCTTGAGGTCAAGGACATCAACCTGTTCTACGGCGCGGCGCAGGCACTACGCGGCGTGTCGATTGCGGCCGAGCCCGGCAAGGTCACCTGCGTGCTCGGGCGCAACGGAGTCGGCAAGACCTCGCTCCTGCGCGCCATGGTCGGGCAATACCCGATCTCCTCGGGCGCCGTCGTGCTCGACGGCAACGATATCACGGGCCTGAAACCCTATGAGCGCGCGCGGAAGGGTATCGGCTTCGTGCCGCAGGGGCGCGAGATATTTCCGCTTCTGACGGTCGAGGAGAATCTCAAGACCGGCTTCGGGCCGCTCAGGCGCGAGGACAAGCACATTCCGGACGACGTGTACTCCCTGTTTCCGGTGCTGCAATCCATGCTCGGACGGCGTGGCGGCGATCTCTCCGGCGGCCAGCAGCAACAGCTCGCGATCGGGCGCGCGCTGGTGATGCGGCCGAAGCTGCTGCTGCTCGACGAGCCGACCGAGGGCATCCAGCCCTCGATCATCAAGGACATCGGCCGTGCCATCTCGTACCTGCGCAATCTCGGCAACATCGCCATCGTGCTGGTCGAACAATATCTCGACTTTGCCTGCGAACTCGGCGACAGTTTTGCGGTGATGGATCGCGGCGCGGTGAAGTTCACCTGCGACCGCTCCAATCTCGACGCGAGCGAAATCAGCCGCCAGATGGCGCTGTAG
- the urtD gene encoding urea ABC transporter ATP-binding protein UrtD, with product MNVMDTRATSAMLYLDGVHVSFDGFHAINNLSLTLEPGEMRAIIGPNGAGKTTMMDIITGKTKPDEGTVLFDGVTDLTRLDETRIAELGIGRKFQKPTVFESQTVQDNLLLALNVDHSVKGTLFWRGSRAEAEQIDKVLETIRLTDARNRLAGSLSHGQKQWLEIGMLLAQDPKLLLVDEPVAGMTDVETHLTAELLKEINKTHTVMVVEHDMTFVRELGVKVTCLHEGTVLAEGTIDQVSSNERVIEVYLGR from the coding sequence ATGAACGTCATGGACACCCGCGCGACCTCCGCAATGCTGTATCTCGACGGTGTGCACGTCTCGTTCGACGGCTTCCACGCCATCAACAACCTCTCGCTGACGCTCGAGCCCGGCGAGATGCGCGCCATCATCGGCCCGAACGGCGCCGGCAAGACCACGATGATGGACATCATCACCGGAAAGACCAAGCCCGACGAAGGCACCGTGCTGTTCGACGGAGTCACCGATCTGACGCGACTGGACGAGACCCGCATCGCCGAGCTCGGCATCGGCCGTAAATTCCAGAAGCCGACCGTGTTCGAGAGCCAGACCGTGCAGGACAATTTGCTGCTCGCGCTCAATGTCGACCACAGCGTCAAGGGTACGCTGTTCTGGCGCGGCAGCCGGGCGGAGGCCGAGCAGATCGACAAGGTGCTGGAGACGATCCGCCTCACCGATGCCCGCAACCGTCTCGCCGGCAGCCTCAGCCACGGCCAGAAGCAGTGGCTCGAGATCGGCATGCTGCTCGCCCAGGATCCGAAACTACTGCTCGTCGACGAGCCCGTCGCCGGCATGACCGACGTCGAGACGCATCTCACCGCCGAGCTGCTCAAGGAAATCAACAAGACCCACACCGTGATGGTGGTCGAGCACGACATGACATTCGTGCGCGAGCTCGGCGTCAAGGTCACTTGCTTGCACGAGGGTACCGTGCTCGCGGAAGGCACCATCGACCAGGTCTCGTCCAACGAGCGGGTCATCGAAGTTTATCTGGGGCGCTGA
- the urtC gene encoding urea ABC transporter permease subunit UrtC: MTPHMLTRSLDRGATIFLAIVVACGILIPLSNLLLPAGSFLQVPTYLVALWGKYVCYAILALSIDLIWGYCGILSLGHGAFFALGGYAMGMYLMRQIGSRGVYGNPILPDFMVFLNYSKLPWYWYGFDMFWFAALMVLIVPGLLAFSFGWLAFRSRVTGVYLSIITQAMTYALLLAFFRNDFGFGGNNGMTDFKDILGFNVQAEGTRAALFALSCLALIAGFLICRAIVSSKLGKVLIAVRDAESRTRFLGYRVESYKLFVFTVSACMAGVAGALYVPQVGIINPSEFAPGNSIEAVIWVAVGGRGTLVGAALGAVVVNYAKTFFTSGMLAPYWLFMLGAMFILVTLLLPKGIVGTFNAWWDSSKERRDAATIASAAAEDGVTQPKMAEEAQ; the protein is encoded by the coding sequence ATGACCCCTCACATGCTGACGCGATCGCTGGACCGCGGCGCGACCATCTTCCTTGCCATCGTCGTGGCCTGCGGCATCCTCATCCCGCTCTCCAACCTGCTGCTGCCCGCAGGTTCGTTCCTGCAAGTGCCGACCTATCTCGTCGCGCTCTGGGGCAAATATGTCTGCTACGCGATCCTGGCGCTCTCGATCGACCTGATCTGGGGCTATTGCGGCATCCTCTCGCTCGGTCACGGTGCCTTCTTCGCGCTCGGCGGCTACGCCATGGGCATGTACCTGATGCGGCAGATCGGCAGCCGCGGCGTCTACGGCAATCCGATCCTGCCGGACTTCATGGTGTTCCTGAACTATTCGAAGCTGCCCTGGTACTGGTACGGCTTTGACATGTTCTGGTTTGCCGCGCTGATGGTGCTGATCGTGCCGGGCCTGCTCGCCTTTTCCTTCGGCTGGCTCGCCTTCCGCTCGCGCGTCACTGGCGTGTATCTGTCAATCATCACCCAGGCGATGACCTATGCACTGCTGCTCGCCTTTTTCCGCAACGATTTCGGCTTCGGCGGCAACAACGGCATGACCGACTTCAAGGACATCTTGGGCTTCAACGTGCAGGCCGAGGGCACGCGTGCTGCGCTGTTCGCGCTGAGCTGCCTGGCGCTGATCGCCGGCTTTCTGATCTGCCGCGCCATCGTCTCGTCCAAGCTCGGCAAGGTGCTGATCGCCGTGCGCGATGCGGAATCGCGCACGCGCTTCCTCGGCTACCGGGTCGAATCCTACAAGCTGTTCGTGTTCACAGTGTCGGCCTGCATGGCCGGCGTCGCCGGCGCGCTCTATGTGCCGCAGGTCGGCATCATCAACCCGAGCGAATTCGCGCCGGGCAATTCGATCGAGGCCGTGATCTGGGTCGCGGTCGGCGGCCGCGGTACGCTGGTCGGCGCCGCGCTCGGCGCCGTCGTCGTCAACTACGCAAAGACGTTCTTCACCTCCGGCATGCTCGCGCCCTACTGGCTGTTCATGCTGGGTGCCATGTTCATCCTGGTAACGTTGCTGCTGCCTAAGGGCATCGTCGGCACTTTCAACGCCTGGTGGGACTCGTCGAAGGAAAGGCGCGACGCCGCGACCATTGCGAGCGCCGCGGCCGAAGACGGCGTCACCCAACCCAAAATGGCGGAGGAGGCGCAATGA
- the urtB gene encoding urea ABC transporter permease subunit UrtB: MPANLSARLCSLLLSFFLIAFALPALAGPFEDAVAKFANDDYSDTEEAIGVVAGSGNTLAFPIISALQDGRLMADPDSKKVYVTGTDGKSIDAATGQAVASVPDSASAVRLNNRLRRSVDAAIGSLTLQSPDIGARLQAAQSVFKSHEETSLEAVDGALAKETNRSVKAALGDARAAILLFKPDATELEKLEAVATIKARGDQEAMALLTGMGDQPASVTKAAASAIGSIQSSLAVWSMVQNAWYGLSLGSVLLLAAIGLAITFGVMGVINMAHGEMVMIGAYTTFVVQEVIRTRYPVLFDYSLLIAVPLAFLVAGALGVVIERSIIRFLYGRPLETLLATWGLSLVLQQAVRTMFGPTNREVGNPSWMSGAFEIGQITVTYNRLWILVFTLAVFVILLAMLRYTALGLEMRAVTQNRRMAASMGIATSRVDALTFGLGSGIAGIAGVALSQIDNVSPNLGQSYIIDSFMVVVFGGVGNLWGTLVGAFTLGIANKFLEPVAGAVLGKIAILVLIILFIQKRPRGLFALKGRAVEA; the protein is encoded by the coding sequence GTGCCAGCCAATTTGTCCGCCCGCCTCTGTTCGCTCCTGCTCTCGTTCTTCCTGATCGCGTTCGCACTGCCGGCCTTGGCCGGCCCGTTCGAAGATGCGGTCGCCAAATTCGCCAACGACGATTATTCCGACACGGAAGAGGCGATCGGCGTGGTCGCGGGCAGCGGCAATACCCTTGCCTTTCCGATCATCAGCGCGCTTCAGGACGGCCGGCTCATGGCCGACCCTGATAGCAAGAAGGTTTACGTCACCGGCACCGACGGCAAGTCGATCGATGCCGCGACCGGTCAGGCCGTGGCCAGCGTGCCCGACAGTGCGAGCGCGGTCCGCCTCAACAACCGCCTTCGCCGCAGCGTCGATGCGGCGATCGGCAGCCTGACGCTGCAGTCACCCGACATCGGAGCGCGGCTCCAGGCCGCGCAATCCGTCTTCAAGTCGCATGAGGAGACGTCGCTCGAAGCGGTCGATGGCGCGCTCGCCAAGGAAACCAACCGATCCGTCAAGGCTGCGCTGGGCGACGCCCGCGCGGCGATCCTGTTGTTCAAGCCGGATGCCACCGAGCTCGAGAAGCTCGAAGCCGTTGCCACCATCAAGGCGCGCGGCGACCAGGAGGCGATGGCGCTGCTGACCGGCATGGGCGACCAGCCGGCCTCGGTGACCAAGGCTGCCGCGAGCGCAATCGGCTCGATCCAAAGTTCGCTCGCGGTCTGGTCGATGGTGCAGAATGCCTGGTACGGCCTCTCGCTCGGTTCGGTGCTGCTGCTTGCTGCGATCGGGCTTGCCATCACGTTCGGCGTGATGGGCGTCATCAACATGGCCCATGGCGAGATGGTGATGATCGGGGCCTACACCACCTTCGTGGTGCAGGAGGTGATCCGTACCCGCTATCCCGTCCTGTTCGACTATTCGCTGCTGATCGCCGTGCCGCTCGCCTTCCTGGTGGCCGGCGCGCTCGGCGTCGTGATCGAGCGCAGCATCATCCGCTTTCTCTATGGCCGTCCGCTGGAGACGCTGCTGGCGACCTGGGGCCTGTCGCTGGTGCTGCAGCAGGCCGTGCGCACCATGTTCGGCCCGACCAACCGCGAGGTCGGCAACCCCTCCTGGATGAGCGGCGCGTTTGAGATCGGCCAGATCACGGTCACCTATAACCGGCTCTGGATCCTTGTCTTCACGCTCGCGGTGTTCGTCATTCTGCTCGCGATGCTGCGCTACACGGCACTCGGGCTCGAGATGCGCGCGGTGACACAGAACCGGCGCATGGCGGCTTCGATGGGCATCGCCACTTCGCGGGTCGACGCGCTGACTTTTGGTCTCGGCTCGGGCATTGCGGGCATCGCCGGCGTGGCGCTGTCGCAGATCGACAATGTCAGCCCCAATCTCGGCCAGAGCTACATCATCGACAGCTTCATGGTCGTGGTGTTCGGTGGCGTCGGCAATCTCTGGGGCACGCTGGTCGGCGCCTTCACGCTCGGCATCGCCAACAAATTCCTGGAGCCGGTCGCCGGCGCCGTGCTCGGCAAGATCGCCATCCTCGTTCTCATCATCCTGTTCATTCAAAAACGGCCGCGCGGCCTGTTCGCGCTCAAGGGCCGCGCGGTGGAAGCATGA
- the urtA gene encoding urea ABC transporter substrate-binding protein encodes MHSKSTHDIAAPFSRRGVLAATAGLMLGLASISGAKAADDTIKVGVLHSLSGTMAISETTLKDTILFLIDEQNKKGGVNGKKLEAVVVDPASNWPLFAEKARELITKDKVSVVFGCWTSVSRKSVLPVFKELNSILFYPVQYEGEESERNVFYTGAAPNQQAIPAVDYLMKDEKVKRWVLAGTDYVYPRTTNKILEAYLKSKGVAQEDIMINYTPFGHSDWQTIVADIKKFGSAGKKTAVVSTINGDANVPFYKELGNQGIKAKDIPVVAFSVGEEEIAGIDTKPLLGHLAAWNYFQSIKSPENEKFIKAWQTYTKNPKRVTNDPMEAHVIGFDMWIKAVEKVKSTDPDKVIDALPGIEAKNLTGGTSKMLPNHHITKPVFIGEIKANGQFDVVWKTPGLVAGDAWSKELDGSKDLVGDWVGKKCGNFNTKTNKCLGSGS; translated from the coding sequence ATGCATAGCAAATCCACTCACGATATAGCGGCGCCATTTAGCCGCCGTGGCGTTCTCGCCGCGACCGCCGGACTGATGCTTGGTCTGGCTTCCATTTCTGGTGCGAAAGCCGCGGACGACACCATCAAGGTCGGCGTGCTTCACTCCCTCTCCGGCACCATGGCCATCAGCGAAACCACGCTGAAGGACACCATCCTCTTCCTGATCGACGAGCAGAACAAGAAGGGCGGCGTCAACGGCAAGAAGCTCGAAGCCGTGGTCGTCGATCCCGCTTCGAACTGGCCGCTGTTCGCCGAGAAGGCGCGCGAGCTGATCACCAAGGACAAGGTCTCGGTCGTGTTCGGCTGCTGGACCTCGGTGTCACGGAAGTCGGTGCTCCCGGTGTTCAAGGAGCTGAACAGCATCCTGTTCTACCCCGTGCAGTACGAGGGCGAGGAGAGCGAGCGCAACGTGTTCTACACCGGCGCCGCGCCGAACCAGCAGGCGATCCCCGCCGTCGACTATCTGATGAAGGACGAGAAGGTGAAGCGCTGGGTGCTCGCAGGCACCGACTACGTCTATCCGCGCACCACCAACAAGATCCTGGAAGCCTACCTGAAGTCCAAGGGTGTCGCCCAGGAAGACATCATGATCAACTACACGCCGTTCGGTCATTCCGACTGGCAGACGATCGTGGCCGACATCAAGAAGTTCGGCTCGGCCGGCAAGAAGACCGCTGTGGTCTCGACCATCAACGGCGACGCCAACGTTCCTTTCTACAAGGAGCTCGGCAACCAGGGCATCAAGGCGAAGGACATCCCGGTCGTCGCGTTCTCGGTGGGTGAGGAAGAAATCGCCGGCATCGACACCAAGCCGCTGCTCGGCCATCTCGCCGCCTGGAACTATTTCCAGTCGATCAAGTCGCCGGAGAACGAGAAGTTCATCAAGGCGTGGCAGACCTACACCAAGAATCCGAAGCGCGTGACCAACGATCCGATGGAAGCGCACGTGATCGGCTTCGACATGTGGATCAAGGCGGTCGAGAAGGTGAAGTCGACCGATCCGGACAAGGTGATCGATGCGCTCCCCGGCATCGAAGCCAAGAACCTGACCGGCGGCACCTCCAAGATGCTTCCGAACCATCACATCACCAAGCCGGTGTTCATTGGCGAAATCAAAGCCAACGGCCAGTTCGACGTGGTGTGGAAGACCCCGGGTCTTGTCGCGGGCGACGCCTGGTCGAAGGAGCTCGACGGCTCCAAGGACCTGGTCGGCGACTGGGTCGGCAAGAAGTGCGGTAACTTCAACACCAAGACCAACAAGTGCCTCGGTTCGGGCTCCTGA
- the infA gene encoding translation initiation factor IF-1 — translation MAKEELIQFEGLVTEILPDARYRVQLDAGHEIVAYTAGKMKKNRIKTLAGDRVTVEMSPYDLEKGRLIFRHKDERPSGMGGPPRPGQRGGQFRRR, via the coding sequence ATGGCTAAGGAAGAGCTGATCCAGTTCGAAGGACTGGTCACCGAAATCCTCCCCGACGCGCGCTACCGCGTGCAGCTCGACGCCGGACACGAGATCGTCGCCTACACCGCCGGCAAGATGAAGAAGAACCGCATCAAGACTCTGGCGGGCGACCGCGTGACGGTAGAGATGTCGCCCTATGACCTCGAAAAGGGCCGGCTGATTTTCCGCCACAAGGACGAACGTCCGAGCGGGATGGGCGGACCTCCGCGTCCCGGACAGCGCGGCGGCCAGTTCCGCCGCCGCTAG
- a CDS encoding cold-shock protein → MSMGTVKWFNATKGFGFIQPDDGGQDVFVHISAVERAGLGTLREGQKISYEIVADRRSGKSAADNLRSAG, encoded by the coding sequence ATGAGCATGGGAACCGTGAAGTGGTTTAACGCGACCAAAGGCTTCGGCTTCATCCAGCCCGACGATGGCGGCCAGGACGTGTTCGTTCACATCAGCGCTGTGGAGCGTGCAGGCCTCGGCACGCTGCGCGAAGGTCAGAAGATCTCCTACGAGATCGTCGCCGACCGCCGTTCCGGCAAGTCGGCAGCCGACAACCTCCGCTCCGCCGGCTGA
- a CDS encoding TadE/TadG family type IV pilus assembly protein — protein MDPSGQMQAIANIWRNARSSVRDFVADTRAIAATEFAVIVPLMLVMFFGTVEFSSAVAINRKVTMIARTLSDLTSQSTSVDDGDMQDTFTASISMIMPYDATLVNGTVLQIYIDSSKVAKIQWSKSATIANGATQATLTAPPPTLVAGTTVTSMIPPSLLIASTYLIFSQASYVYTPSVKFVLKTGITLSDVSYTRPRQVTCVPYTGVKSPC, from the coding sequence ATGGATCCGAGCGGACAGATGCAGGCGATTGCGAATATCTGGAGGAATGCCCGTAGCTCCGTGCGCGACTTCGTCGCCGACACGCGTGCGATCGCGGCGACCGAGTTCGCGGTCATCGTGCCGCTGATGCTGGTGATGTTCTTCGGGACCGTCGAATTTTCATCGGCCGTGGCGATCAATCGCAAAGTCACAATGATTGCACGGACTCTGTCCGATTTGACGTCGCAGTCGACATCGGTCGACGATGGCGACATGCAGGACACGTTCACGGCAAGCATATCGATGATCATGCCGTACGACGCTACGCTCGTGAACGGCACGGTCCTTCAGATCTATATCGACTCAAGCAAGGTCGCCAAGATTCAATGGAGCAAGTCCGCCACCATTGCCAACGGTGCGACGCAGGCCACGCTGACGGCTCCGCCCCCGACTCTGGTAGCTGGCACCACGGTCACCTCGATGATTCCGCCATCGCTCTTGATCGCGTCGACCTACCTTATCTTCAGTCAGGCGAGTTACGTCTACACGCCTTCTGTCAAATTCGTCCTGAAGACGGGCATCACGCTGAGCGATGTCTCCTACACGCGGCCGCGCCAGGTCACCTGCGTTCCTTACACGGGTGTAAAGTCGCCGTGCTGA
- a CDS encoding TadE/TadG family type IV pilus assembly protein: protein MPSPAPTRFTLLATLRRFRGSRRGSAAVEFALVAPMFFALLFAIIESALMFLASQVLESASQNSARVLLTGQAQSGTLTACAVSGVSTPCSQTTFKAYVCSQIPALFDCTKLYVDVVSTNSFGALSLTNYGDSCSFNPTGVQYSAGAANQVVVVRLFYQWPLFVTGLGFNMGCNNKRLLIATAAFKNEPF from the coding sequence ATGCCTTCGCCTGCACCTACGAGATTCACGCTCCTCGCCACGTTGCGCCGGTTTCGTGGCAGCCGCCGCGGCTCCGCAGCCGTCGAGTTCGCGCTCGTTGCGCCGATGTTCTTTGCGTTGCTGTTCGCCATCATCGAGTCGGCGCTGATGTTCCTGGCGAGCCAGGTGCTCGAGAGTGCCTCGCAAAATTCTGCGCGCGTGTTGCTGACCGGGCAGGCGCAATCCGGCACGCTCACGGCCTGCGCGGTCTCCGGCGTCAGCACACCCTGCTCGCAAACGACGTTCAAGGCTTACGTCTGCAGCCAGATCCCGGCGCTGTTTGATTGCACCAAGCTCTACGTCGACGTCGTGAGTACAAACTCGTTCGGAGCGCTGAGCCTCACCAATTATGGTGATTCCTGCAGCTTCAATCCAACCGGCGTGCAGTACAGTGCCGGGGCCGCCAACCAGGTCGTCGTGGTGCGGCTGTTCTATCAGTGGCCGCTCTTCGTCACTGGCCTTGGCTTCAACATGGGCTGCAACAACAAGCGGCTGCTGATTGCGACCGCGGCCTTCAAGAATGAACCCTTCTGA
- a CDS encoding pilus assembly protein N-terminal domain-containing protein — protein MRKQLLRRHARVCLLVATAVLASPAAVIAESADTIAVNVDQAKLVRLPGKVATIVVGNPLIADVTLQPGGMIVVTGKGYGATNFIALDRGGEILVDRQVQVEGPSDRLVTVYRGIERESYSCAPLCQRRVTLGDSDTYFNSTMSQAGSLSSSASGSAGAGAKTN, from the coding sequence ATGCGTAAACAACTGCTGCGCCGTCATGCGCGCGTCTGTCTTCTGGTTGCGACAGCGGTGCTGGCATCGCCGGCTGCCGTCATTGCCGAGTCCGCCGATACCATCGCCGTCAATGTCGACCAGGCCAAGCTGGTGCGGCTGCCTGGCAAGGTGGCAACCATCGTGGTCGGCAATCCCCTGATCGCCGACGTCACGCTCCAGCCCGGCGGCATGATCGTCGTCACCGGAAAGGGCTATGGCGCCACCAATTTCATCGCGCTCGACCGCGGCGGCGAGATCCTGGTCGACCGCCAGGTCCAGGTCGAAGGTCCGAGCGACCGGCTCGTTACCGTCTATCGCGGGATCGAACGCGAGTCCTACAGCTGCGCGCCGCTTTGCCAGCGCCGCGTGACGCTCGGCGACAGCGACACCTACTTCAACAGCACGATGAGCCAGGCCGGTTCGTTGAGCAGCTCGGCGAGCGGCAGTGCCGGTGCGGGCGCCAAGACGAACTGA
- a CDS encoding sterol desaturase family protein produces MSSLPMEIALMLGETIAKVIPATFALAVVFTVLEHVWACNPGVPWWRKREIVTDICYWFIVPVFARVMRIGLLIVGASFVFNIHDADGLIAFYDNGHGPLALLPLWVQAMLFLVLSDFMLYWLHRLFHGGGFWKYHAIHHSSEEISWISAARFHPVNLVLGTIAVDVVLLMAGISPNAMVWLAPFTTFHSAFVHANLNWTFGPFKYVLATPVFHRWHHTALAEGGDTNFAGTFPIWDLLFGTFRMPEGQLPQDYGKDEATMPKEIGGQLAYPFRR; encoded by the coding sequence ATGTCGAGCCTGCCCATGGAAATCGCCCTGATGCTTGGCGAGACCATCGCGAAGGTGATCCCCGCGACCTTCGCGCTCGCGGTGGTCTTCACCGTGCTCGAGCATGTCTGGGCCTGCAATCCCGGCGTGCCGTGGTGGCGCAAGCGGGAGATCGTCACGGACATCTGCTACTGGTTTATCGTTCCGGTGTTCGCACGTGTCATGCGGATCGGCCTTCTGATCGTCGGTGCGAGCTTCGTCTTCAACATCCATGATGCCGACGGGCTCATCGCCTTCTACGACAATGGCCACGGCCCGCTGGCGCTATTGCCGCTCTGGGTCCAGGCCATGCTGTTCCTGGTGCTGTCCGATTTCATGCTGTACTGGCTGCACCGGTTGTTCCACGGCGGTGGGTTCTGGAAGTACCACGCGATCCACCACTCCTCGGAGGAGATCAGCTGGATTTCTGCGGCCCGCTTCCATCCCGTCAATCTCGTGCTCGGTACCATCGCGGTCGACGTCGTGCTGCTGATGGCCGGCATTTCGCCGAACGCCATGGTCTGGCTCGCCCCGTTCACGACCTTCCATTCGGCCTTCGTGCACGCCAACCTGAACTGGACCTTCGGGCCGTTCAAATATGTGTTGGCGACGCCGGTGTTCCACCGTTGGCACCACACCGCGCTAGCAGAGGGCGGCGACACCAATTTTGCCGGCACGTTCCCGATCTGGGACTTGCTGTTCGGCACTTTCCGCATGCCCGAGGGGCAACTGCCGCAGGATTACGGCAAGGATGAAGCCACCATGCCGAAGGAAATCGGAGGGCAGCTTGCCTATCCGTTCCGCCGCTAG
- a CDS encoding Flp family type IVb pilin, translated as MKNLIARFAKDESGATAIEYGLIAAGIALAIITVVNNLGTTLNAKFTSISSSLK; from the coding sequence ATGAAGAACCTGATTGCGCGTTTCGCGAAAGATGAATCCGGCGCCACCGCCATCGAATACGGTCTGATTGCCGCCGGCATCGCGCTGGCCATCATCACCGTCGTCAACAATCTCGGCACCACGCTGAACGCCAAGTTCACCTCGATCAGCAGCTCGCTGAAGTAG